A region of Allocoleopsis franciscana PCC 7113 DNA encodes the following proteins:
- a CDS encoding PIN/TRAM domain-containing protein → MLDFVIILLFILAAAGIGFDAVELLPHSAQAQVSNVEALRWVTAGFGAIIGFAVGLMAQVTYRRFQAQVRKMPIEVLLTRAVGLVLGLLIANLMLAPIFLIPLPLDFGFIKPLAGILGSVMFAFLGVSLADTHGRALLRLINPNSIESILVAEGTLKPSSSKVLDTSCIIDGRIEELLNTGFVEGQILVSQFVLQELQQLADAANDQKRVRGRRGLEILNRMQQAYPDRLVIHPADYEDVNTVDAKLVRFAQDINGILVTNDYNLSKVANLQKVPVLNVNDLAQAVRPIYLPGDSIELKILKEGKEPSQGVGYLNDGTMVVVEEGLNHLGGELRVVVTSALQTSAGRMIFARPQASVAA, encoded by the coding sequence ATGCTTGATTTTGTCATCATTCTTTTATTCATCCTAGCAGCAGCAGGGATCGGGTTCGATGCCGTTGAATTGCTGCCTCACTCCGCCCAGGCTCAGGTTTCCAATGTGGAGGCGTTACGCTGGGTCACAGCGGGCTTTGGTGCGATCATTGGATTTGCGGTGGGCTTGATGGCGCAGGTAACCTACCGTCGCTTCCAAGCGCAAGTTCGCAAGATGCCCATCGAGGTGCTTTTGACTCGAGCCGTTGGCTTGGTACTGGGACTCCTGATCGCCAACTTGATGCTGGCACCCATTTTCTTAATACCCCTCCCCTTGGATTTTGGTTTTATTAAGCCCCTGGCTGGGATTTTGGGCAGTGTCATGTTTGCCTTTTTAGGAGTCAGCTTAGCCGATACTCACGGTCGAGCGCTGTTGCGGCTAATTAACCCCAACAGCATAGAATCCATTTTGGTGGCAGAAGGCACCCTGAAACCCTCTTCTAGCAAAGTTTTGGACACGAGCTGCATTATTGATGGTCGCATCGAAGAACTGCTGAATACAGGTTTTGTCGAAGGACAAATTCTGGTCTCGCAGTTCGTCTTGCAGGAGTTGCAGCAACTGGCTGATGCCGCCAACGATCAAAAACGAGTTCGAGGACGTCGTGGCTTGGAAATCCTCAATCGGATGCAACAAGCTTATCCAGACCGTTTGGTGATTCACCCGGCTGATTATGAAGACGTTAACACCGTAGATGCTAAATTGGTGCGTTTTGCCCAGGATATCAATGGCATCCTAGTAACGAACGACTACAACCTGAGTAAAGTTGCCAATTTACAGAAGGTACCTGTACTCAATGTGAACGACCTGGCTCAAGCCGTGCGTCCGATTTATCTACCCGGCGACAGTATTGAGTTAAAAATCCTCAAGGAGGGCAAAGAACCGTCGCAGGGAGTAGGCTATCTCAACGATGGGACAATGGTTGTGGTTGAAGAGGGGCTGAATCACCTTGGTGGCGAACTGCGGGTTGTTGTCACATCGGCGTTGCAAACTTCAGCAGGGCGGATGATTTTTGCCCGACCCCAAGCTTCGGTTGCGGCTTGA
- the hemW gene encoding radical SAM family heme chaperone HemW: protein MVNSLQNAEKVIHSKAPRSAYIHIPFCRRRCYYCDFPVSVVGDKATGSTSGTIEQYVGVLCQEIATTVASGCSLDTVFFGGGTPSLLSVEQLGRILQTIDQQLGIAHQAEISMEIDPGTFSLEQLKGYQTAGVNRISLGVQAFQDELLKACGRSHNVTDIFASVDLLRQVEVPDFSLDLISGLPHQTLDQWQESLETAVQLAPTHISCYDLIIEPVTAFGRQYAPGAKPLPTDDTAAQMYRLAQQILTRAGYEHYEISNYALPGHQCRHNRVYWENRPYYGFGMGAASYVQGRRFTRPRTRWDYYAWVQQLIEADGVLDEPELSETDVLLETLMLGLRLAEGVNLSTLIQKFGDKTLEPIWTALHPYFYKGWIEVVEEDRAVIDQPNPQKLPSNGRLRLSDPEGFLFSNTVLADLFKNLD, encoded by the coding sequence GTGGTCAATTCATTACAAAACGCTGAGAAAGTTATTCATTCTAAAGCTCCTCGTTCTGCCTATATCCATATTCCCTTCTGCCGACGCCGCTGCTACTACTGTGATTTTCCGGTTTCTGTGGTGGGCGACAAAGCGACGGGGAGTACCTCAGGCACCATCGAGCAATATGTGGGTGTATTGTGCCAAGAAATTGCCACAACAGTAGCGTCTGGCTGCTCTTTAGACACCGTTTTCTTTGGCGGTGGGACGCCGTCGCTGCTATCGGTAGAACAGCTAGGACGCATTTTACAAACCATTGACCAACAGTTAGGGATTGCCCATCAAGCCGAGATTTCCATGGAAATAGACCCAGGAACATTCAGCCTGGAACAGCTTAAAGGATACCAGACTGCCGGGGTGAATCGAATCAGTTTGGGGGTTCAGGCGTTTCAGGATGAATTGTTGAAGGCTTGTGGGCGATCGCACAACGTTACAGATATCTTTGCATCTGTGGATTTACTGCGCCAAGTAGAGGTTCCCGACTTCAGCCTTGATTTGATTTCTGGCTTACCCCATCAAACCTTAGATCAATGGCAGGAATCCCTGGAAACGGCAGTTCAGCTAGCCCCCACCCATATTTCCTGCTATGACCTGATTATTGAACCCGTTACCGCCTTTGGACGGCAGTACGCGCCGGGTGCAAAGCCCCTGCCAACCGATGACACCGCCGCCCAGATGTACCGCCTCGCGCAGCAAATTCTCACCCGTGCGGGTTACGAGCATTATGAAATCTCTAACTATGCTTTGCCCGGTCATCAGTGCCGTCACAATCGAGTCTATTGGGAAAACCGACCCTACTATGGTTTTGGCATGGGAGCGGCTAGCTATGTACAAGGTCGTCGGTTCACTCGTCCTCGGACTCGGTGGGACTATTATGCTTGGGTACAACAATTAATTGAAGCGGATGGTGTCCTAGATGAGCCGGAGCTATCCGAAACAGATGTTCTGTTAGAAACTCTCATGCTAGGACTACGTTTAGCAGAAGGAGTCAATTTATCTACCCTAATTCAGAAGTTTGGAGATAAGACGTTAGAACCGATTTGGACGGCTTTACACCCTTACTTCTACAAGGGCTGGATAGAAGTGGTTGAGGAAGATAGAGCCGTTATTGATCAGCCAAACCCCCAAAAACTGCCCTCGAATGGACGGCTAAGGCTAAGTGACCCAGAAGGATTCTTATTTTCCAATACAGTTCTCGCTGATTTATTTAAGAATTTAGACTAA
- a CDS encoding fused MFS/spermidine synthase, translating to MAGSNVGADLWVSEYITPWDIYVHGITKVLAYKKTEYQEMYIVETGAYGKGLVLDGKWQSCTGDEFLYHEPLVHPAMICHGNPRNVLVLGGGEGATVREILRWKTVEQAMMVDIDGEVVEACREHMLEMHQNAFEDARTKLVIGDALEVLDTTDQKWDIVISDLSDPIEEGPSFQLFTKEYFERVQRVLAPGGYFVLQAGSVSPVELTLHARLVKTLSTVFPHVHSYSSHTPSYGAPWGFAIASAEAIATQPDPATIDQLLSEKTTGGFRLIDGMSLLGLLQTPAHIRHAIAQETQVYTLKEPPKFFGKGSRGAEA from the coding sequence ATGGCTGGCAGTAACGTTGGTGCAGATTTGTGGGTGAGCGAGTACATCACGCCTTGGGATATCTATGTTCATGGCATAACAAAAGTTCTGGCCTACAAAAAAACCGAGTACCAAGAGATGTACATCGTTGAAACGGGTGCTTATGGCAAAGGGCTAGTGTTGGATGGAAAATGGCAATCTTGTACAGGCGACGAGTTTCTCTACCATGAACCCCTTGTCCATCCAGCGATGATTTGTCATGGAAATCCTCGGAATGTTCTCGTTTTGGGAGGCGGTGAAGGCGCTACAGTACGAGAAATTCTGCGGTGGAAGACGGTTGAACAGGCGATGATGGTGGACATTGACGGTGAGGTGGTAGAGGCTTGCCGCGAACACATGCTGGAGATGCATCAAAATGCCTTTGAGGATGCGCGTACCAAGTTGGTGATTGGTGATGCTCTGGAAGTGTTAGATACGACGGATCAGAAGTGGGATATTGTGATATCAGACCTCTCTGACCCGATTGAAGAGGGACCATCGTTTCAACTGTTTACGAAAGAGTATTTTGAGAGAGTGCAGCGAGTGCTCGCACCGGGCGGATATTTCGTGCTACAAGCTGGCTCTGTTTCTCCTGTGGAACTGACTCTACACGCTCGTTTGGTGAAAACTCTGAGTACCGTGTTTCCTCACGTTCATTCCTATAGCTCTCATACCCCTAGCTACGGTGCACCTTGGGGTTTTGCGATTGCTTCAGCCGAAGCGATTGCTACCCAACCCGATCCTGCAACAATCGACCAGTTGTTGAGCGAAAAAACAACAGGTGGCTTTCGCTTAATTGATGGGATGAGCCTGTTGGGACTTCTGCAAACCCCTGCTCATATCCGTCATGCGATCGCCCAAGAAACTCAGGTCTATACTCTGAAAGAACCACCGAAGTTTTTTGGAAAAGGATCACGCGGAGCAGAGGCTTGA